One Polaribacter sp. SA4-12 genomic window carries:
- a CDS encoding glutaminase has translation MENYKNIIEDIYSDVKKVDDIGKVANYIPELAFIKAANFGVHISTINKEGFGVGNFDKKFSIQSISKILSLTLAYKLEGEKLWERVDVEPSGNPFNSLLQLESDLGKPRNPFINSGAIVVCDVLFNHLKNPKVDFLNFCKEISNNATLNYNEKVALSEKAAGFRNIALTNFIKSFGNIKNNVDDVLDFYFHICSLEMSCKELSEIFLYLTDDNFTTKNGNRVLTMSQAKRINAIMLTCGFYDESGEFAFRVGLPGKSGVGGGIVAIHPDKYCITVWSPKLNEKGNSYKGMLFLEKFTTKTASSIF, from the coding sequence ATGGAAAACTATAAAAATATAATTGAAGACATTTATTCTGATGTAAAAAAGGTTGATGATATTGGTAAAGTTGCCAATTATATTCCTGAATTAGCATTTATAAAAGCTGCCAATTTTGGCGTACATATTTCTACAATTAACAAAGAAGGTTTTGGTGTTGGTAATTTTGATAAAAAGTTTTCTATACAAAGTATTTCTAAGATTTTGTCTTTAACATTAGCCTACAAATTAGAAGGTGAAAAATTATGGGAAAGAGTTGATGTAGAACCTTCAGGGAACCCTTTTAACTCATTACTACAATTAGAGTCTGATCTTGGAAAACCAAGGAATCCGTTTATAAACTCAGGCGCAATTGTGGTTTGTGATGTTTTATTCAATCATCTAAAAAACCCTAAAGTAGATTTCTTAAACTTCTGTAAAGAAATTTCTAACAATGCTACTTTAAATTACAATGAAAAAGTAGCGCTATCAGAAAAAGCTGCTGGTTTTAGAAATATTGCGCTTACGAACTTTATAAAGTCTTTTGGTAACATAAAAAACAATGTTGATGACGTTTTAGATTTTTACTTTCATATCTGTTCTTTAGAAATGAGTTGTAAAGAGTTGTCAGAAATATTTCTTTATTTAACGGATGACAATTTTACCACAAAGAACGGAAACAGAGTCCTCACTATGAGTCAAGCAAAGAGAATTAATGCAATTATGCTTACTTGTGGTTTTTATGATGAATCTGGCGAGTTTGCTTTTCGTGTTGGCTTACCAGGTAAAAGTGGCGTTGGTGGAGGTATTGTTGCTATTCATCCTGATAAATATTGTATTACTGTTTGGAGTCCTAAATTAAATGAAAAAGGAAATTCATATAAAGGAATGTTGTTCTTAGAAAAATTTACAACAAAAACAGCTTCTTCTATTTTTTAA
- the lysS gene encoding lysine--tRNA ligase — MQLSEQEVVRREKLVKLRALGINPYPADLYPIDSNSTKIKEDYSEGKKVIIAGRLMSINIQGKASFAQLQDGEGRIQVYFNRDEICTGEDKTKYNDVFKKLLDLGDFVGIEGELFTTKVGEKTVRVKDFTLLSKALKPLPLPKVKDGVTFDAFTDPELRYRQRYADLVVNPHVKEVFIKRTKLFNAMRSFFNESGYFEVETPVLQPIPGGAAARPFITHHNSLDIPLYMRIANELYLKRLIVGGFDGVYEFSKNFRNEGMDRTHNPEFTAMEIYVSYKDYNWMMDFAEQLLEHCAIAVNGTSEATFGEHQINFKAPYARVTMADSIKHFTGFDITGKTEDEIRAAAKGMNIPVDETMGKGKLIDEIFGEKCEANYIQPTFITDYPKEMSPLCKEHRDNPELTERFELMVCGKEVANAYSELNDPIDQRERFEHQLKLAQKGDDEATEFIDEDFLRALEYGMPPTSGMGIGMDRLIMFLTNNQSIQEVLFFPQMRPEKKAVAVELNAEEKAVLAIIEKAEKIDLNTLKVQSGLSNKKWDKTIKGLTKNNVAKVSKTDEGLFVEVV, encoded by the coding sequence ATGCAATTATCAGAACAAGAAGTTGTACGTAGAGAAAAGCTAGTAAAACTACGTGCTTTAGGAATCAATCCTTATCCAGCAGATTTATATCCAATCGATTCAAACTCGACTAAAATAAAGGAAGATTATTCTGAAGGTAAGAAGGTAATTATTGCAGGTAGATTAATGTCTATTAATATACAAGGAAAAGCTTCTTTTGCACAATTACAAGATGGTGAAGGTAGAATACAAGTCTACTTTAATCGTGATGAAATTTGTACTGGAGAAGACAAAACTAAATACAATGATGTTTTTAAGAAATTACTAGATTTAGGTGATTTTGTAGGAATTGAAGGTGAATTGTTTACCACTAAAGTGGGAGAAAAAACAGTTCGTGTTAAAGATTTTACGTTATTAAGTAAAGCTTTAAAACCTTTGCCTTTACCGAAAGTTAAAGACGGAGTTACTTTTGATGCGTTTACAGATCCTGAATTACGTTACAGACAACGTTATGCAGATTTAGTAGTAAACCCACACGTAAAAGAAGTATTTATTAAAAGAACAAAATTGTTTAATGCAATGCGTTCTTTCTTTAATGAATCTGGTTATTTTGAAGTTGAAACTCCGGTTTTACAACCAATTCCTGGAGGTGCAGCAGCAAGACCTTTTATTACACATCATAACTCGTTAGACATTCCATTATATATGAGAATTGCGAACGAATTATATCTAAAAAGATTAATTGTTGGTGGTTTTGACGGTGTTTATGAATTTTCTAAAAACTTCAGAAATGAAGGAATGGATAGAACTCATAATCCTGAATTTACTGCAATGGAAATCTATGTTTCATACAAAGATTACAATTGGATGATGGATTTTGCAGAGCAACTTTTAGAGCATTGTGCAATTGCTGTAAACGGAACTTCTGAAGCTACTTTTGGTGAACACCAAATTAACTTTAAAGCGCCTTATGCAAGAGTAACAATGGCAGATTCTATTAAACATTTTACTGGTTTTGACATTACTGGAAAAACTGAAGATGAAATTAGAGCAGCTGCTAAAGGAATGAATATTCCTGTGGATGAAACAATGGGGAAAGGAAAATTAATTGATGAAATTTTTGGTGAAAAGTGTGAAGCTAATTACATTCAGCCAACTTTTATTACTGATTATCCTAAAGAAATGTCTCCACTTTGTAAAGAACACAGAGACAACCCAGAATTAACGGAACGTTTCGAATTAATGGTTTGTGGTAAAGAAGTTGCAAATGCATATTCTGAATTAAATGACCCAATTGATCAACGTGAGCGTTTTGAGCACCAATTAAAATTAGCTCAGAAAGGTGATGATGAAGCTACCGAATTTATTGATGAAGACTTTTTACGTGCTTTAGAATATGGTATGCCTCCAACATCTGGAATGGGAATTGGAATGGACCGTTTAATTATGTTCTTAACAAATAATCAATCAATACAAGAAGTTTTATTTTTCCCTCAAATGAGACCAGAAAAGAAAGCTGTTGCAGTTGAATTGAATGCTGAAGAAAAAGCTGTTTTAGCAATTATTGAGAAAGCAGAAAAAATAGATTTAAATACTTTAAAAGTTCAGTCTGGTTTATCTAACAAGAAATGGGATAAAACAATTAAAGGTTTAACTAAAAATAACGTTGCTAAAGTTTCTAAAACAGACGAAGGTTTGTTTGTTGAAGTTGTTTAA
- a CDS encoding DUF456 domain-containing protein, producing the protein MDIFLLLLGFVFVCLGIIGSFLPVLPGPLTAWFGLLLLHTTKIIPMDWTFLGITLALAIIIFILDYFIPAMGTKRFGGTKYGVYGTTIGLIVGLLSPIPFGMLLGAFFGAFIGELMYDGKDTNRALKASFGAFLGFLASATIKFSIATVYFVLFIIQFWEYKSVFF; encoded by the coding sequence ATGGATATATTTTTATTACTTCTAGGCTTCGTATTCGTTTGCTTAGGCATTATTGGCTCATTTTTACCCGTTTTACCAGGACCTTTAACAGCTTGGTTTGGCTTATTACTTTTACACACAACCAAAATAATTCCGATGGATTGGACTTTCTTAGGAATCACTTTAGCGTTGGCAATTATTATATTTATTCTCGATTATTTTATACCTGCAATGGGAACAAAACGTTTTGGCGGAACTAAATATGGCGTTTACGGAACCACAATTGGTTTAATTGTTGGCTTGCTCTCTCCTATTCCTTTCGGTATGTTGTTGGGTGCTTTTTTCGGCGCTTTTATTGGAGAATTAATGTACGATGGTAAAGACACAAACCGAGCTTTAAAAGCATCTTTTGGCGCTTTCTTAGGTTTTTTAGCTTCAGCAACAATTAAGTTTTCTATTGCTACAGTGTATTTTGTTTTATTTATTATTCAGTTTTGGGAATATAAAAGCGTTTTCTTTTAA
- a CDS encoding BlaI/MecI/CopY family transcriptional regulator, translating to MSKQLTKAEEQIMQVLWDLQEASVKEVIDKLPEPKPAYNTVSTIVRILENKEFVGHKPVGRGFIYYPIIEKESYSNQSLHKLMNGYFDGSFKSMVSFFVKENKMDVSELESILNEVNKGK from the coding sequence ATGAGCAAACAATTAACAAAAGCAGAAGAGCAGATAATGCAAGTTTTGTGGGATTTACAAGAAGCTTCTGTAAAGGAAGTAATAGACAAATTGCCAGAGCCAAAACCAGCATATAATACAGTTTCTACCATCGTTAGAATTTTAGAAAATAAAGAATTTGTAGGTCATAAACCTGTAGGAAGAGGGTTTATCTATTACCCAATAATTGAAAAAGAATCGTACAGTAACCAGAGTTTACACAAATTAATGAACGGTTATTTTGACGGTTCTTTTAAAAGTATGGTTTCCTTTTTTGTGAAAGAAAATAAAATGGATGTTTCTGAATTGGAATCTATTTTAAATGAAGTGAATAAAGGGAAGTAA
- a CDS encoding M56 family metallopeptidase, with product MINYILQVILFQVLFLAIYDFFLSKETFFTKNRWYLISTPVLSFILPFIKIPTFQKAVPQEFIINLPEIVLSPDKVIQEVIQETSFYQSINYLDILFWLGVSLFSMLFLVKLYKIANLIRKYEVYKKAGYILVLIPNQTKAFSFFNFIFLGKEIRESQQAQIIEHELVHSKQKHSLDLLFFEFLKIMMWFNPMIFMYQKRITLVHEYISDEVAAKSETKEIYINNLLSNFFQVENIAFVNQFYKQTFIKKRIIMMKKTQSKKMNQLKYLVLIPVLASMLFYTSCSESTTSEVLVKKQIETLFRLKDGKLVGKEGDKETYLDSYIGLESPLNAIEISIDDLSKEEMQEFVEIDAKFKERLNEKSKFSKIWSFKFYKMPNGRNASAMIFNIDKYREKVKTKNDNTTTETEEVSFMSIDKAPTFPGCESGDKDCFSKMVYKHFSREFDADLPNQLGLDAGKKRVFIAFKINKEGNVVDVKARAPHPKIKTEVLKVMNALPKMIPGEDEGKKVDVKYSIPLTLLVE from the coding sequence ATGATCAATTATATTTTACAAGTCATATTATTTCAAGTATTATTTTTGGCGATTTATGATTTCTTTCTAAGTAAAGAAACCTTTTTTACTAAAAACAGATGGTATTTAATTAGTACGCCAGTTTTATCTTTCATTTTACCATTTATTAAAATTCCGACGTTTCAAAAAGCGGTTCCACAAGAGTTTATTATTAATCTACCAGAAATCGTTTTATCACCTGATAAAGTGATTCAAGAAGTGATTCAAGAAACGAGTTTTTATCAATCTATAAATTACTTAGATATTTTATTTTGGTTGGGAGTAAGTCTTTTTTCGATGCTGTTTCTTGTGAAATTATATAAAATAGCGAACTTAATTAGAAAGTACGAAGTTTATAAGAAAGCGGGTTATATTTTAGTTTTAATACCGAATCAAACCAAGGCGTTTTCTTTTTTCAACTTTATCTTTTTAGGAAAAGAAATTCGAGAATCTCAACAAGCACAAATTATAGAACACGAATTGGTGCACAGTAAACAAAAGCATTCTTTAGATTTATTATTCTTCGAGTTTTTAAAAATTATGATGTGGTTTAACCCAATGATTTTTATGTATCAGAAAAGAATAACGTTAGTACACGAATATATTTCTGACGAAGTAGCCGCAAAATCAGAAACAAAAGAAATTTATATCAACAATTTGCTATCCAACTTTTTTCAGGTTGAAAACATTGCGTTTGTCAATCAATTTTATAAACAAACATTTATTAAAAAAAGAATTATTATGATGAAAAAGACACAATCAAAAAAAATGAATCAGTTAAAGTATTTAGTTTTAATTCCGGTTTTAGCAAGTATGCTTTTTTATACTTCGTGTTCTGAATCAACAACAAGTGAAGTTTTAGTTAAAAAGCAAATAGAAACATTGTTTAGGCTTAAAGATGGTAAATTAGTTGGTAAAGAAGGAGATAAAGAAACGTATTTAGATTCATACATTGGATTAGAAAGCCCTTTAAATGCTATTGAAATATCAATTGATGATTTATCTAAAGAAGAAATGCAAGAATTTGTAGAAATAGATGCTAAGTTTAAAGAAAGACTTAATGAAAAATCTAAATTTTCAAAAATTTGGAGTTTTAAATTCTATAAAATGCCAAATGGTAGAAATGCATCAGCAATGATTTTTAATATTGATAAATATAGAGAAAAAGTAAAAACAAAAAATGATAACACTACAACAGAAACAGAAGAAGTTTCTTTTATGTCAATAGACAAAGCACCAACTTTCCCTGGTTGTGAATCTGGAGATAAAGATTGTTTCTCTAAAATGGTGTATAAACATTTTTCAAGAGAATTTGATGCAGATTTACCAAACCAACTTGGTTTAGATGCTGGTAAAAAACGAGTTTTTATCGCTTTTAAAATCAATAAAGAAGGTAATGTTGTAGATGTAAAAGCAAGAGCACCTCACCCAAAAATTAAAACAGAAGTTCTTAAAGTGATGAACGCATTGCCAAAAATGATTCCTGGAGAGGATGAAGGTAAAAAGGTTGATGTGAAATATTCGATTCCGTTAACTCTTTTAGTTGAATAA
- a CDS encoding energy transducer TonB, with translation MLQKFSVFIVVFLFFSITVHSQNKKDEKEVSFMIIDEVPVYPGCKGSKQELKNCFSNSIQRLFIENFNSDLPNQLLLKEGKHRIFIGFKITASGDVVNVVVRAPHPKLKEEVKRVMNLSPRMIAGKVKGENVAVKYSIPFTILVEETKAQKKARKKKERMDKKNKN, from the coding sequence ATGTTGCAAAAGTTTAGTGTTTTTATAGTTGTATTTTTATTCTTCAGTATTACTGTCCATTCTCAAAATAAAAAAGATGAAAAAGAAGTTTCTTTTATGATTATTGATGAAGTTCCTGTTTACCCTGGATGTAAAGGAAGTAAACAAGAATTAAAGAATTGCTTTAGTAATAGTATTCAAAGATTATTTATTGAAAACTTTAACTCAGATCTACCAAATCAACTGCTTCTTAAAGAAGGAAAGCATAGAATTTTCATAGGTTTTAAAATTACTGCTTCTGGAGATGTAGTAAATGTTGTTGTAAGAGCTCCGCATCCAAAATTAAAAGAGGAAGTAAAGAGAGTTATGAATTTATCACCAAGAATGATTGCTGGTAAAGTAAAGGGAGAAAATGTTGCCGTAAAATATTCAATACCATTTACTATTTTAGTAGAAGAAACTAAAGCTCAAAAAAAAGCTAGAAAGAAAAAAGAAAGAATGGACAAAAAAAACAAAAACTAA
- the obgE gene encoding GTPase ObgE yields MTEGNFVDYIKIYASSGKGGQGSMHLHREKYITKGGPDGGDGGRGGHIILRGDKNMWTLFHLKFKRHFRAESGGGGSASRSSGADAQDIFIDVPLGTIIKDADTDEVIVEITEDQKEVVLLRGGKGGLGNWNFKSSTNQTPRYAQPGMDGFDGWFRMELKLLADVGLVGFPNAGKSTLLSVLTAAKPKIADYAFTTLKPNLGIVEHRNHKTFVIADIPGIIEGAAEGKGLGHRFLRHIERNSALLFMIPADSDDINKEYDILLNELKKHNPELLDKDRLLAITKTDMLDEELEAEIKAELPEGVEALFISSVAQQGLQELKDKLWAMLNPTE; encoded by the coding sequence ATGACTGAAGGAAATTTTGTCGATTACATAAAAATATACGCTTCTTCTGGAAAAGGCGGACAAGGTTCTATGCATTTACATAGAGAAAAGTATATTACCAAAGGTGGACCTGATGGTGGAGATGGAGGACGTGGAGGACACATTATTTTACGTGGAGATAAAAATATGTGGACATTATTTCACCTAAAATTTAAACGTCACTTTAGAGCAGAAAGTGGGGGTGGTGGAAGTGCAAGTAGAAGTTCTGGTGCTGACGCACAAGATATTTTTATTGATGTTCCTCTAGGTACAATTATAAAAGATGCAGATACTGATGAAGTAATTGTAGAAATAACTGAAGATCAAAAAGAAGTTGTTTTATTAAGAGGTGGAAAAGGTGGACTTGGAAACTGGAACTTTAAATCTTCTACAAATCAAACACCAAGATACGCACAACCAGGAATGGATGGTTTTGATGGTTGGTTTAGAATGGAATTAAAGTTATTAGCTGATGTTGGTTTAGTTGGTTTTCCTAATGCAGGAAAATCTACTTTATTATCTGTTTTAACAGCTGCAAAACCAAAAATTGCAGATTATGCTTTTACAACATTAAAACCTAACTTAGGAATTGTAGAACACAGAAATCACAAAACATTTGTAATTGCAGATATTCCTGGAATTATAGAAGGTGCTGCAGAAGGAAAAGGATTAGGACATCGTTTTTTACGTCATATTGAGCGTAACTCTGCTTTGTTGTTTATGATTCCGGCAGATAGTGATGACATTAATAAAGAATATGATATTCTTTTAAATGAGCTTAAAAAGCACAATCCTGAGTTATTAGATAAAGACAGATTACTAGCGATTACTAAAACAGATATGCTAGACGAAGAACTAGAAGCAGAAATTAAAGCTGAATTACCAGAAGGTGTTGAAGCTTTATTTATTTCGTCTGTGGCTCAACAAGGTTTACAAGAATTAAAAGATAAACTTTGGGCAATGTTAAACCCAACAGAATAG
- a CDS encoding adenylate kinase, with protein sequence MSIIKLQDLYFKPYINEEEIAKIVKRLAIQVKADLPKGEIPIFVGILNGCFLFAADFIREFNGDCEVSFVKLASYNGTSSTENVKQLVGINEDLTGRTVIILEDIIDTGNTLQEIYNIFRDKKLKQLKVATLFFKPDVFKKELPIDYIGKGIEDKFIVGYGLDYNGIGRNYPAIYQLSTPPKMKNIVLFGPPGAGKGTQAEFLKDMYNLVHISTGDVFRFNIKNQTELGLLAKKYMDEGDLVPDEVTINMLKAEVEKNADAKGFIFDGFPRTQSQAEALDAFLAEKGEQINGMVALEVSEDILVTRLLERGKTSGRADDTDEGKIRNRFNEYNTKTAILKDYFDEQDKYYGVNGVGSIKEITQRISEVFNTL encoded by the coding sequence ATGAGCATAATAAAACTTCAAGATTTATACTTTAAACCTTATATTAATGAGGAAGAAATCGCAAAAATTGTAAAACGATTAGCAATTCAAGTAAAAGCAGATTTACCAAAAGGTGAGATTCCCATTTTTGTAGGAATTTTAAATGGGTGTTTTCTTTTTGCTGCAGATTTTATAAGAGAATTTAATGGAGACTGCGAAGTTTCATTTGTAAAATTAGCTTCTTATAATGGTACATCTTCAACGGAAAATGTTAAACAATTAGTTGGTATTAATGAAGATTTAACAGGAAGAACTGTTATTATATTAGAAGATATTATTGATACAGGGAATACGCTTCAAGAAATTTATAATATCTTTAGAGACAAGAAATTAAAACAACTAAAAGTTGCGACGTTATTTTTTAAACCTGATGTCTTTAAAAAAGAATTGCCAATAGATTATATCGGAAAAGGAATTGAAGATAAGTTTATTGTTGGTTACGGATTAGATTACAATGGTATAGGTAGAAATTACCCAGCAATTTATCAACTATCAACACCACCGAAAATGAAAAACATAGTATTATTTGGCCCTCCTGGAGCAGGAAAAGGAACACAAGCAGAATTCTTAAAAGACATGTACAACTTAGTACATATTTCTACAGGAGATGTGTTTCGTTTTAACATCAAAAACCAGACTGAATTAGGTTTATTAGCTAAAAAATACATGGATGAAGGAGATTTAGTTCCGGATGAAGTAACAATTAATATGCTTAAAGCAGAAGTAGAGAAAAATGCAGATGCTAAAGGTTTTATTTTTGATGGTTTTCCAAGAACACAATCTCAAGCAGAAGCATTAGATGCTTTCTTAGCTGAAAAAGGAGAACAAATAAACGGAATGGTAGCTTTAGAAGTTTCTGAAGATATCTTAGTAACTCGTTTATTAGAGAGAGGAAAAACAAGTGGTAGAGCAGATGATACTGATGAAGGAAAGATTAGAAATCGCTTTAATGAGTACAATACAAAAACTGCCATTTTAAAAGATTATTTTGACGAACAAGATAAATACTACGGAGTTAATGGTGTAGGCTCTATTAAAGAAATTACACAACGAATTTCTGAAGTATTTAATACTTTATAA
- the secDF gene encoding protein translocase subunit SecDF has protein sequence MQNKGLIKVFAILFGLVSLYQLSFTFLANKVEDDAVNYAESKVTDNDARKKAVFERKYLDSVSNKEIIDLGVTTYTYEDLREKEMNLGLDLKGGINAILQVSVKEVLKSLTNDSKNVVFNQALAAADEAQKDDNANYLDLFFEEFENIAGTTKLSDPSIFGTKALSEKITFNEDNATVKETLQEEINSSIITTLEVLRSRIDKFGVSSPKIQRIGNSGRIQIELPGAKDIERVTKLITSKAELQFWEVYTNAEIQNFFFTANTKIAELLKDTSVIEKVIDSTKKDDIDDLLGETKDSTSVNQKNLFTYLFPNVAQSQQQMSSLVAQAKVIDTATVNDLLNRKEVRALLPNELRYVKFLWDYKANKSTDGTELIGLYAIKGSRKGNATIEGDVILDASQVFDQLNKPEVSMTMNSSGTKQWAKMTTDNQGKFVAVVLDNYVYTAPSVNTPITGGRTSISGGSMTIEEAEDIATVLKAGKLPAAARMIQAQIVGPSLGQEAIDASFISFGLAILLVLLWMILYYGKAGVYADVALVVNILFIFGILASFGAVLTLPGIAGIILTIGMSVDANVIIFERIKEGLFKKKGLSQSVDEGFSIKGALSAIIDANITTLLTGIILYVFGTGPIKGFALTLMIGIATSLFTAVFITRILIDRAVNKGSQLTFNTSVSKGWFQNINMEFLRKRKIAYIVSGTIIIAGIVSIFSIGLKQGVDFKGGRSYVVRFDQPVSATDVAGTLKDAFGTSPEVKTYGSDHQLKITTVFKIDEEGQEVDDQVQQALFTGLKAYLGDTTYENFKPGFEKQGAGVMSSIKVEPSIADDIKTSALYAVFGSLLVVFLYILLRFRKVSFSIGAVVAVFHDVLIVLGVFSITYSFMPFDMEIGQSFIAAILTVVGYSLNDTVVIFDRIREFTDTHKDWKYSKVVDSALSSTLGRTINTSLTTLLVMVIIFLFGGDSIKGFMFALIVGVAVGTYSSLFVATPIMFDTSKKEEKNK, from the coding sequence ATGCAAAACAAAGGACTTATTAAAGTATTCGCTATCCTTTTCGGATTAGTGAGTTTATACCAATTATCATTTACGTTTTTAGCCAACAAGGTTGAAGATGATGCAGTAAATTATGCAGAAAGTAAAGTAACTGATAATGATGCAAGAAAGAAAGCTGTTTTTGAAAGAAAATACTTAGATAGCGTTTCTAACAAAGAAATTATTGACTTAGGTGTTACAACATACACTTATGAAGACCTTAGAGAAAAAGAGATGAATCTTGGTCTAGATTTAAAAGGTGGTATTAATGCAATTTTACAGGTTTCTGTAAAAGAAGTTTTAAAAAGCTTAACGAACGATTCTAAGAATGTTGTTTTCAACCAAGCATTAGCTGCCGCTGATGAAGCACAGAAAGACGATAATGCAAATTATTTAGATTTATTCTTTGAAGAATTTGAAAACATTGCAGGAACAACTAAATTAAGTGATCCTTCTATTTTTGGAACTAAAGCTTTAAGTGAAAAAATAACTTTCAATGAAGATAACGCCACTGTTAAAGAAACTTTACAAGAAGAAATTAACAGTTCTATTATTACTACCCTAGAAGTTTTAAGAAGTAGAATTGATAAATTTGGAGTTTCTTCTCCAAAAATTCAAAGAATTGGAAACTCTGGTAGAATTCAAATTGAATTACCAGGTGCAAAAGATATTGAGCGTGTTACAAAGTTAATTACGAGTAAAGCTGAATTACAATTTTGGGAAGTGTATACAAATGCAGAAATTCAAAATTTCTTTTTTACTGCAAATACTAAAATTGCTGAATTATTAAAAGATACTTCTGTTATAGAAAAAGTAATAGATTCTACTAAGAAAGATGATATTGATGATTTATTAGGTGAAACTAAAGATTCTACAAGCGTAAATCAAAAGAACCTTTTTACATATTTATTTCCTAATGTAGCGCAATCTCAACAACAAATGAGTTCTTTAGTTGCACAAGCTAAAGTTATAGATACTGCTACTGTTAATGATTTATTAAACAGAAAAGAAGTTAGAGCTTTATTACCTAACGAATTAAGATATGTTAAATTCTTATGGGATTATAAAGCGAATAAAAGTACAGACGGAACTGAGTTAATTGGTTTATATGCTATTAAAGGAAGTAGAAAAGGTAATGCAACTATTGAAGGTGATGTTATTTTAGATGCTTCTCAAGTTTTTGATCAATTAAATAAGCCAGAAGTTAGTATGACTATGAATAGTTCAGGTACTAAACAATGGGCTAAAATGACTACTGACAATCAAGGTAAATTCGTAGCTGTAGTTTTAGATAACTATGTTTATACTGCACCTTCTGTTAATACTCCTATTACTGGTGGTAGAACTTCTATTTCTGGTGGAAGTATGACAATTGAAGAAGCAGAAGATATTGCTACTGTATTAAAAGCAGGTAAATTACCAGCTGCAGCAAGAATGATTCAAGCACAAATTGTTGGACCTTCATTAGGTCAAGAAGCAATTGATGCAAGTTTTATCTCTTTTGGATTAGCTATTTTATTAGTTTTACTTTGGATGATCTTATACTATGGTAAAGCAGGTGTATATGCTGATGTTGCATTAGTAGTAAACATCTTATTTATCTTCGGTATATTAGCTTCTTTTGGAGCTGTATTAACATTACCTGGTATTGCTGGTATTATCTTAACAATAGGTATGTCTGTTGATGCAAACGTAATTATCTTTGAAAGAATTAAAGAAGGATTATTTAAGAAGAAAGGTTTAAGTCAGTCTGTTGATGAAGGATTCTCTATTAAAGGAGCTTTATCTGCAATTATTGATGCAAACATTACTACTTTATTAACAGGTATTATATTATATGTTTTTGGTACAGGACCAATTAAAGGTTTTGCATTAACATTAATGATTGGTATTGCTACTTCATTATTTACAGCTGTATTTATAACACGTATCTTAATTGACAGAGCAGTTAACAAAGGTTCTCAATTAACATTTAACACTTCTGTTTCTAAAGGATGGTTCCAAAACATTAATATGGAATTCTTAAGAAAAAGAAAAATTGCTTACATCGTTTCTGGTACCATAATTATTGCAGGTATTGTTTCAATATTCTCTATCGGATTAAAACAAGGTGTAGATTTTAAAGGAGGTCGTTCTTACGTTGTTCGTTTTGACCAACCAGTAAGTGCTACTGATGTTGCAGGAACATTAAAAGATGCTTTTGGAACATCTCCAGAAGTAAAAACGTATGGTTCTGATCATCAATTAAAAATTACAACTGTTTTTAAAATTGATGAAGAAGGTCAAGAGGTAGATGATCAAGTTCAACAAGCTTTATTTACAGGATTAAAAGCATATTTAGGAGATACTACTTATGAGAACTTTAAACCAGGTTTCGAAAAGCAAGGTGCAGGTGTAATGAGTTCTATTAAAGTAGAACCTTCTATTGCAGATGATATTAAAACATCAGCATTATATGCTGTTTTTGGTTCGTTACTTGTAGTATTCTTATACATCTTATTACGTTTTAGAAAAGTATCTTTCTCTATTGGAGCTGTAGTTGCAGTTTTCCATGATGTATTAATTGTATTAGGTGTATTCTCAATTACATATAGCTTTATGCCTTTCGATATGGAAATAGGACAATCCTTTATTGCAGCAATACTAACAGTAGTTGGTTACTCTCTGAATGATACTGTGGTAATATTTGATAGAATTAGAGAATTTACTGACACTCATAAAGATTGGAAATATAGCAAAGTTGTAGACAGCGCTTTAAGTTCTACTTTAGGAAGAACAATAAATACTTCATTAACAACATTATTAGTAATGGTGATTATCTTCTTATTCGGTGGAGATTCTATTAAAGGATTTATGTTCGCTCTAATTGTAGGTGTAGCAGTAGGTACATATTCTTCATTATTTGTGGCAACACCAATAATGTTTGACACTTCTAAAAAGGAAGAAAAGAATAAATAA